The following is a genomic window from Homalodisca vitripennis isolate AUS2020 chromosome 5, UT_GWSS_2.1, whole genome shotgun sequence.
AGTAATATATTCCTGGAATAGCAGTTTAACTGCCAGCTGCGCACGTACTGTGCAGTTAAAACTGCCGTTAAAACTGAAATGACAGTCTGGGCCAAGTGATAGGCGCTGACTGACGGGTCGCCATTTTGTTTATAACCTTCCGAAGTACTTGTGTATTCACGGAGCCAATTGGTCTTCCTTGCTTTCCCGCAATTTTCCCCGTTTATGTCTAAACCCGGCTTTGGCATGTCCGGTCGAATTAATATCTTCTGCTGACATAAACAGTGACAGCCAGCGCTCACGTTTCCCAGAAACAGACTTTGAGTAAACAGCCAAACTGTTCAACTACAGACAGTATAAACGACTGTGTAAGCTGAAATAAGCTGGTTAGTAGAATATGATCCAGGATTTGGATTTTTATCCATTATTATCACTGATGAACTTAattcttaaacagttttttggGTGATAATAGCTCAAATAAGCTGCTTAGTTGGAATTTCATCCTGGATCTTGATTTTTAACCGTTATTTGTCCCTAATTAACTAAACTCTTAACCATATTTTGGTGATAATAGCTCAAATAAGCTGGTTAGTTGGTATTTGATCCAGGATCTTGACTTTTATCCATTATTAACTCAACTGATTAACTAAACCAACTGAACTCCTTAACCAATTTTTTGGTGATAATATAGCTCACAAATAAGCTGGTTAGTAGGTATTTGATCCAAGATCttgatttttatcaattattaaactcaactgattaactaaactaaactgaACTCTTAACCAATTTTTGGTGATAATAGCTAATATAAGCTGGTTAGTAGGAATTTGATCCAAGATCTTGATTTTTATCCATTATTAAAACCCAACTGATTAACTAAACTAACTGAACTCTTAATCAATGTTTGGTGGAAAATAGCTCATATAAGCTGGGTTAGTAGGAATTTGATCCAAAGATCTTGATTTTTATCCATTATTAACTCAACTGATTAACTAAACAAAACTGATAACTCTTAATCAATTTTTGGTGAAAATAGCTAATATAAGCTGGTTAGTAGGAATTTGATCCAAGATCTTGATTTTTATCCATTATTACTCAACTGATTAACTAAAAACTAACTGAACTCTTAATCAATTTTTGCGTGAAAATAGCTCATATAAGCTGGTTTAGTAGGAATTTGATCCAAGATCTTGATTTTTATCCATTATTAAAATCAACTGATTAACTAAACTAACTGAACTCTTAACCAATTTTTGGTGATAATAGCTAAAATAAGCTGGTTTAGTAGGAATTTGATCCAAGATCTTGATTTTTATCCATTATTAACTCCAACTGATTAACTAAACTAACTGAACTCTTAATCAATGTTTGGTGAAAATAGCTCATATAAGTCTGGTTAGTTAGGAATTTGATCCAAGATCTTGATTTTTTATCCATTTATTAACTCAAACTGATTAACTAAACTAACTGAAACTCTTAACCAATTTTTGGGTGATAATAGCTCATATAAGCTGGTTAGTAGGAATTTGATCCAAGATCTTGATTTTTATCCATTATTAACTCAACTgattaactaaactaaactgaACTCTTAACCAATTTTTTGGTGATAATAGCTAAATATAAGCTGGAGTTTAGTAGGAATTTGATCCAAGATCTTGATTTTTATCCATTTATTAACTCAACTGATTAACTAAAACTAACTGAACTCTTAACCAATTTTTGGTGATAATAGCTCATATAAGCTGGTTAGTAGGAATTTGATCCAAGATCTTGATTTTTATCCATTATTAACTCAACACTGATTAACTAAACTAACTGAACTCTTAATCAATTTTTGGTGAAAATAGCTCATATAAGCTGGTTAGGTAGGAATTTGATCCAAGATCTTTGATTTTTATCCATTATTAACTCAACTGATTAACTAAACTAACTGAACTCTTAATCAATTTTTGGTGAAAATAGCTCATATAAGCTGGTTAGTAGGAATTTGATCCAAGATCTTGATTTTTATCCATTATTAACTCAAACTGATTAACTAAAACTAACTGAACTCTTAACCAATTTTTGGTGATAATAGCTAATATAAGCTGGTTAGTAGGAATTTGATCCAAGATCTTGATTTTTATCCATTATTAACTCAACTGATTAACTAAACAAACTGAACTCTTAATCAATTTTTTGGTTCTGTGAAAATAGCTAATATAAGCTGGTTAGTAGGAATTTGATCCAAGATCTTGATCTTTTTATCCATTATTAAACTCAACTGATTAACTAAACTAACTGAACTCTTAATCAATTTTTGGTGAAAATAGCTCATATAAGCTGGTTAGTAGGAATTTGATCCAAGATCTTGATTTTTATCCATTATTAAATCAACTGATTAACTAAACTAACTGAACTCTTAACCAATTTTTGGTGATAATAGCTAATATAAGCTGGTTAGTAGGAATTTGATCCAAGATCTTGATTTTTATCCATTATTAACTCAACTGATTAACTAAACTAACTGAACTCTTAATCAATGTTTGGTGTGAAAATAGCTCATATAAGCTGGTTAGTCGGAATTTGATCCAAGATCTTGCACACTTTTTATCCATTATTAACTCAAGCTGATTAACTAAACTAACTGAAACTCTTAACCAATTTTTGGTGATAATAGCTCATATAAGCTGGTTAGTAGGGAATTTGATCCAAGATCTTGATTTTTATCCATTATTAACTCAAACCTGATTAACTAAACTAACTGCCGAAACTCTTAACCAATTTTTGGTGATAATAGCTAATATAAGCTGGTTAGTAGGAATTTGATCCAAGATCTTGATTTTTATCCATTATTAACTCAACTgattaactaaactaaactgaACTCTTAACCAATTTTTGGTGATAATAGCTCATATAAGCTGGTTAGTAGGAATTTGATCCAAGATCTTGATTTTTATCCATTATTAACTCAACTGATTAACTAAACTAACTGAACTCTTAATCAATTTTTGGTGAAAATAGCTCAATAAGCTGGTTAGATAGGAATTTGATCCAAGATCTTGATTTTTTATCCATTATTAAACTCAACTGATTAACTAAACTAACTGAACTCTTTAATTTTTGGTTCAATTTTTGGTGAAAATAGCTCATATAAGCTGGTTAGTAGGAATTTGATCCAAGATCTTGATTTTTAGTCCATTATTAACTCAACTGATTAACTAAAACTAACTGAACTTCTTAACCAATTTTTGGTGATAATAGCTAATATAAGCTGGTTAGTAGGAATTTGATCCAAGATCTTGATTTTTATCCATTATTAACTCAACTGATTAACTAAACAAACTGAACTCTTAATCAATTTTTGGTGAAAATAGCTAATATAAGCTGGTTAGTAGGAATTTGAATCCAAGATCTTGATCTTTTTATCCATTATTAACTCAACTGATTAACTAAAAACTAACTGAACTCTTAATCAATTTTTGGTGAAAATAGCTCATATAAGCTGGTTTAGTAGGAATTTGATCCAAGATCTTGATTTTTTATCCATTATTAAATCAACTGATTAACTAAACTAACTGAAACTCTTTAACCAATTTTTGGTGATAATAGCTAATATAAGCTGGTTAGTAGGAATTTGATCCAAGATCTTGATTTTTTATCCATTATTAACTCAAACTGATTAACTAAACTAACTGAAATCTTAATCAATGTTTTGGTGAAAATAGCTCATATAAAGCTGGTTAGTAGGAATTTGATCCAAGATCTTGATTTTTATCCATTATTAACTCAACTGATTAACTAAACTAACTGAACTCTTAACCCAATTTTTGGTGTGATAATAGCTCATATAAGCTGGTTAGTAGGATTATGATCCAAGATTCTTGATTTTTATCCATTATTAACTCAACTGATTAACTAAAACTAACTGAACGTCTTAACCATTTTTGGTGATAATAGCTAATATAAGCTGGTTAGTAGGAATTTGATCCAAGATCCTTGATTTTTTATCCATTATTAACTCAACTGATTAACTAAACTAACTGAACTCTTAATCAATTTTTGGTTGAAAATAGCTCATATAAGCTGGTTAGTAGGAATTTGATCCAAGATCTTGATTTTTATCCATTATTAACTCAACTGATTAACTAAACTAACTGAActcttaaatcaaaatttttggtGAAAATAGCTCATATAAGCTTGGTAGTAGGAATTTGATCCAAGATCTTGATTTTTATCCATTATTAACTCAAAATGATTAACTAAACTAACTGAACTCTTAACCAAATTTTTGGTGATAATAGCTAATATAAGCTGGTTAGTAGGAATTTGATCCAAGATCTTGATTTTTATCCATTATTAACTCAACTGATTAACTAAACCAACTGAACTCTTAACCAATTTTTGTTGATAATAGCTCATATAAGCTGGTTAGTGGGAATTTGATCCAAGATCTtgatttctatatattatttgtCACTGATTAACTAATCTCTTAACCGATTTTGGTGataataaacaatacaactgAAACCAACCGAACagaatgcaaatttaaaaattgtatcgtaatattcttaaaaatcgCCAAAAAGTCAAAAAAAATTGGAACAGCTCAGTTGAATcagttaaaagtaaacaaatctaGAGATTCCTCTAAAGCATTACAAAAGCAGTATTTATAAGGTACTAAATGAGTGTGAGTACTCTGAGTAAGCAATAGTAATGTTAAGATTACTTGTAGTGTTATCCATAATGAAAaggtgcgtgtgtgtgtgcgcggcTAGGACTCCCGAGCCTCCATATTCTCCCAGCGCCGAATGCCACGCTATGGCGAAGCTCACCACAAGCGAGTGCCCACTCCGATGAAGAAACGACGACATCAGCGACGCCACGAGACGCCGGCGACGCCCAACTCCGAGGCAGAGGACGCTGAAGAAGAACCGCCCCAGGCGCCCGCGCCCCAAGGCGTTCCGGACCCTTACTATCCCATATATCTTCCAATAGATCAGGCGTTCAAGGCCAAGTACATCTTCCACCAGAGAAGAGGCAAGACCTTCCAGGAACGCGTGTACGTGTTCCTAGAGCATCCGGTCGGCTGGGTGTGCTTCGTCTATCATTTCAGTGTGTGAGTACATTcctcttttatttgtgttatttttagattatttttgcAGCAGACGAATGAAGCTCACAAGTCTCAGAATTAACCGTTcaacaacattttattactttaatgatACTATTATGTAATGCTGTTCTTTCCAATGTAGTGGGTACgtcggttatcgcaagataacctaATGAAgaaatgtcgagcgtggctgattcttggatgggtgaccgccgAGCGACcatgtccttgcaagcaacctACCTGAAAGTCCCATCTGTGttggttcgaaagtcaccttttAAACCATTCGTTTCCCAGTGTGTGTTAGAGACTTCGCTTGGTGAAATAAGATATCCTTTCTACAtataacttagctatggtagcaagggttgattcaattgaattttaaaatttagctccagttcaccttccctttatttgcagcgtctggtatctgacgacgtctcagacttgactcctggtatctggcgtcacgttcgtctgaagagatccaaagaaagtcgacaacgaaaaagctcaaaacgaaaaatTTAGATCGTTTCGACTTTAGAGACAGCTATAAAAATGGTAGTCTCAAACATGAGTAAATTAGtcgtctcattgtctcatcaggtacacaattaagtgcactactATGTGCACAACCGAGTTTtgtacacataaagtagctattgcaggaagggttgattcaattaaatttgtgtttagcTCCTTTAAGGTTAAAGTGCGTGTGCTAATCGCGATATATGTTTATGACGAATGTGAACCGATTCATAATGCTACTGTATATACATATTAGGTACCACGGCTATTTTTATAAGGTAATACATTCTAACAGGAGAGACAGCCCCAATGAGACATTATTAGTAACCAGTGTGTGAGCCCTGGAATTGTGCTACTGTTCATACATCGTTGGTAGCAGAGCTATATTTATAAGGCAATACAGTCGAACAGGAGACACAGCTCCAATGAGACACTGTCAGTGACCAGTGTGTGAGCCCTGCAATTGTGCTACTGTTCATACATCGTTGGTAGCAGAGCTATATTTATAAGGCAATACAGTCGAACAGGAGACACAGCTCTAATGAGACACTGTCAGTGACCAGTGTGTGAGCCCTGGAATTGTGCTTTTGTTTATACATCGTTGGTACCATGTCTACATTTACAAGGTAATACAGTCAAACAGGAGACAACTCTACTGACACAATGTCAGTGACATTACCACATTGTAATATGGTTTAACAGGGCCGAATACTGCAACTCAATGAATGTATGAAGCAGCTCACGTGAATTTAATGTCTATGGAACATAAATGAATAACCAGCATTTAGTTTTTATACgcatatattatttgatttacgTGTACGATGTTTTGAACAGATTACATAGTAACACCAGTTCGTTAAGTTTTACGTGATTATCTACGATTTCGGTAAAAAAGTTTCTTTCCATCCGATATTAAATGTGAATATCAATTGGAAACTCAAGCAATGGGGAGGGAAGATTTAAGGATTTTAGGCAGCTccatcttaatattttatttggagtATCATATTCTTTGTATAGCACTTTCTGCTTTCAAAAAGACTAAATTCAGTCTATAAGAATTTTATACCTCAGCTCGTGAacttaagttataataaaaattgaattaacatcactacaaaataataattgggATTCATTATGTGTCCTTTAGAACCCGAAAACGTTGATTTTGTAAAGCGGTTGGAAAGTTTCTGTCCtacaattttactatattttgaaCAGTTTCTTTATTTCTACTGGCCAACAAAGTTTTGATTGTGCTTATTAGCGAATTTATCTGTTACATCACTGTAATACTAAAAGCACTTAACATTTTCgagtgaa
Proteins encoded in this region:
- the LOC124361900 gene encoding uncharacterized protein LOC124361900 — translated: MLAWTSTLVMNRAEEVQLFRKSREVQVLRSQDDLVLSVLKAPLQTAAPLTTSEDDDNADPDDSESSRLQNDSRASIFSQRRMPRYGEAHHKRVPTPMKKRRHQRRHETPATPNSEAEDAEEEPPQAPAPQGVPDPYYPIYLPIDQAFKAKYIFHQRRGKTFQERVYVFLEHPVGWVCFVYHFSV